One window of Trichomycterus rosablanca isolate fTriRos1 chromosome 2, fTriRos1.hap1, whole genome shotgun sequence genomic DNA carries:
- the LOC134302060 gene encoding GTPase IMAP family member 9-like: MASHSEVQIVLLGKTGVGKSSAGNTILGMKSFAADLSSSSVTKQCQKQSVVISGKKWTVVDTPDYFYSTHDEDLSSEIERSVDVSPPGVNAFLFVLKPTTFTEQEADTVSQFKLSYGEEAFRYTMIIFTHEDLLDEDMETLISENESLQSLVSRCGGKFHVLNNKNQSDRQQVYQLLEKINNMVSANGNSCYTLEMLQEAERRAEEQRRRILEEERREEKRERMEYQAKTNH, encoded by the coding sequence ATGGCTTCTCACAGTGAAGTTCAGATCGTCCTGCTGGGAAAAACTGGTGTTGGAAAAAGTTCAGCAGGAAACACCATCTTAGGCATGAAGAGTTTTGCTGCAGATTTAAGCTCCTCATCTGTTACCAAACAATGTCAGAAACAAAGTGTTGTGATTTCAGGAAAGAAATGGACAGTTGTGGACACTCCAGATTATTTCTACTCCACACATGATGAAGATCTGAGCAGTGAGATAGAAAGGAGTGTAGATGTATCTCCTCCAGGAGTTAATGCTTTTCTGTTTGTATTAAAACCCACCACATTTACAGAGCAGGAGGCAGATACAGtgtctcagtttaaactcagtTATGGTGAGGAAGCTTTTAGATACACGATGATCATCTTCACACATGAAGATCTACTTGATGAAGACATGGAGACATTAATCTCAGAAAATGAGTCCTTACAGAGTTTAGTGAGTCGCTGTGGTGGAAAATTCCATGTTCTGAACAATAAAAATCAATCAGACAGACAGCAGGTTTATCAGCTACTGGAGAAAATCAACAACATGGTTTCTGCTAATGGGAACAGCTGCTACACACTGGAGATGCTGCAGGAGGCTGAGAGAAGAGCAGAAGAACAGCGCAGAAGGATTTTGGAGGAGGAGCGGAGGGAGGAGAAAAGAGAAAGGATGGAATATCAAGCAAAGACTAATCACTGA